A genomic window from Nicotiana sylvestris chromosome 11, ASM39365v2, whole genome shotgun sequence includes:
- the LOC104230683 gene encoding pentatricopeptide repeat-containing protein ELI1, chloroplastic-like, giving the protein MVNLLGRAGQLEEAYEFVKSMKIDCDPILWGTLLTACRIQGNIRLAEKIMEFLVQQDLATSGTYVLLSNIYAAAADWDGVAKVRALMKSSGVDKEPGCSSIEVNNKVHEFLAGDMKHLKSKEIYRMLEEMNKWLEAHGYMPQTDVVLHNLGEVEKQKSLVVHSERLAIACGLISTQPGTTIKIVKNLRVCPDCHAVTKLVSKITGRKIIVRDRNRFHHFVEGSCSCGDFWYNYYLMLTNRQASIYSFFWYIFWLFWIEISLFNFLEVIGFRLYCTNIFRRNGNKRSILIGRS; this is encoded by the coding sequence ATGGTGAATCTTCTTGGACGAGCTGGACAGTTAGAAGAAGCTTATGAATTTGTCAAAAGTATGAAGATTGATTGCGATCCTATTTTATGGGGAACATTACTGACTGCTTGTAGGATTCAGGGGAACATAAGGCTCGCAGAGAAAATTATGGAGTTCCTGGTGCAACAGGATCTTGCTACTTCAGGAACTTATGTTCTGCTATCCAATATAtatgctgctgctgctgattggGATGGTGTGGCAAAGGTCAGGGCATTGATGAAGAGTAGCGGGGTAGACAAGGAACCTGGTTGTAGCTCCATTGAGGTCAATAATAAAGTGCACGAGTTCCTTGCCGGTGACATGAAGCATCTCAAAAGCAAAGAAATTTACAGAATGCTGGAGGAGATGAACAAGTGGCTCGAGGCTCATGGTTACATGCCACAGACTGATGTAGTCTTGCATAATCTTGGGGAAGTTGAGAAGCAGAAATCGCTTGTTGTTCATAGTGAAAGGCTAGCCATTGCTTGTGGGCTAATTAGTACTCAGCCAGGAACTACAATCAAGATTGTCAAGAATCTCCGTGTTTGTCCAGATTGCCATGCTGTCACCAAGCTTGTATCAAAAATCACAGGACGCAAGATCATAGTGAGGGACCGGAATCGCTTTCATCATTTTGTGGAGGGTTCATGTTCTTGTGGTGATTTCTGGTATAACTATTACCTAATGCTAACAAACAGGCAGGCTTCCATATATAGCTTTTTTTGGTACATTTTTTGGCTGTTTTGGATAGAAATTTCACTTTTCAATTTTCTGGAAGTTATTGGCTTCCGTTTGTATTGTACTAACATTTTTAGAAGAAATGGGAACAAAAGGAGCATATTAATAGGGAGAAGCTGA